ATTTGAATAAATTTGATCTCattaatttttaagatatatCAATAGCATGGCTCCTTTTTGCTGTGAATAAACTCCAGGGAAATCAATTGACTTTGGTGGATTCAAACTTCAGTGGTCAGTATGAGGTATCTCCAAGTTACATCTGGATACGATATTTTTGTTAACCTATGCTTTACCAAAATTTATGTCTGGACTTTGGGTCTAGATGGCCCTGtaaaaacaataaagattttTGAGGAATAACAATATTGCACTGTAGAACTTTGAATAACAATGGTCTAAATTTGCCTTCTTCTAGTCAGGAAGCAGAATTGAAAGAACTTTAGGAAATAGTAgtgccatttcttttctctttttgtttgttactAGCAAACCCAGTAAAgctgaaggtttttttcactttcacAGGTCTGGGATGAAAATCTTGCAAAATCTGCAGAGGCTTGGGCAGCTACTTGCATTTGGGACCATGGACCTTCTTACTTATTGAGATTTTTGGGTCAAAATCTATCTGTACGAACTGGAAGGTAGGAAGTAGTTTCACTGATACTGTTTATCCACGTAACTTTATTGCTTATGGACTCCACAGGTTAGTGACACCAATTTCAAGTAATATCTGCAAGAGGGCtctctatgtgtcaggcactgatgCTTGGCCTATGACTGTTTTAGATGGCTTCaaggattatttaattttttaaaagggcctAGAAAAACCAGTTTTCCCTTTCACCCTTGGAACACCCTCCCTTAGCCTGTATTCTACACTTATCTCACAGAATCTTTGAAAGGATCAGGCTGTATCCTGTATCCTATCTCTTCTACCCCAGAAAAAATCCCTTGATGGTGGCAGAAGCCATTATTGTGTATGCAACCTTCCCATGTTTGCATATACCTGTATCTGTGTGTGTTGTACAAATtcaatatatttacacatatatgtatatataaataggCACGCGTATGTATATGCAAGTATATGCAACAATGGATAAAGCTGTTCCCAGTAAGAGGATAATTTTTCTACCACTGTGGAATGTCATCATCCAATGTTCCGAAGACTCATTCTCTTCCACATGGGGGAGGAAAATCAGGTGTACaatcattaaattaaaatgattcaagtttaaggggggaaaaaaaatccacactgaGTCTAGTATCACAGCTTCTTTTATATATCGAATTCCTAATTGTCTATAAGAttctgatggaagaaatttttgACATTGGTAAAACAAGATAAAGATGATAATTCCTGAAAGATGtgcatttctctttttgaaaCAACCAGACACATACTTAGAAAAATACAGGATCCCTTGCTCCAGTCCTGGGCATTTTCATGCTTGGCTCTACTTGGAGGAATAGAGGATTCTACTAGGTGATGATGGTAATTGTGAGGGGTGGGTACATATGTTCTTGATTTACCAGGAATAATCTGCAAAAGAACCAATTAACTTATAATTTAACGTGAGTCCACTATATATTGCCACTACTGTACTCTAAGTTCTCATTGTGTTTCTTGATATTTAGATATCGCTCTATTCTCCAGTTGGTCAAGCCATGGTATGATGAAGTGAAAGATTATGCTTTTCCGTATCCCCAAGATTGCAATCCCAGATGTCCTATGAGATGTTTTGGCCCCATGTGCACCCATTATACACAggttattttaattgttttgttcatttttgattcatacttttaaaaaatggtcttaCTATTTTGGTGAACATGAATTTTCTTAGCTCCAGCTTCAATAACAGTATATCGATTTACTTTCTCAGATGGTTTGGGCCACTTCCAATCGAATAGGATGTGCAATTCATACTTGTCAAAACATGAATGTTTGGGGAGCTGTATGGCGCCGTGCAGTTTATTTGGTATGCAACTATGCCCCAAAGTAAGTATCCAGTTGGATTCTACTTCCTGGAATCTTGGATGTTAAATATCTTCAGTCTGATAGATATTTTTAACAGGTAAATGATATGAGTAAGACTTAACTAACAAGCACTAATCCTCAAATCTTCCATCTTCTTGTATATCTGAAAAGTTATAAGCTGAAAGGTTTCTTTTCACAAGGATTCTAGATTAAAATTGCAGGCAAGACTATTTGTGATTTGGAGAGTCACTAAATTCTCCTTACCATCTTTCTTTAGGCGtggtaattataaaataaacatatgctTCTAGGCTTTTGATAGCTATATAAAAGGCATCAGGAAAGGATCTTCTAGGGAATTTATCAACACCACAGTATTCTCATCAATCAGTACTAGAATGTTGGCTTAGCCTTTTCACTAGGAAAGCAAAACAagcccttcttctttcttttaagagtaaaattaaaatcacagtttaCTTTTTCCATAGATGGTTAAGGAGGCATTCAGAATCAGAAGGGAAAATTTAAATGCCATGACTTCTTTTTAATGAAAGCTTTGCCATGATTTAAATTTCAGTACAAAAATATTCAGTAATTTCTTCTTATGGCATACATTAAAAGGTATTGTGAAAACTGATCAAAGATTATAAAATAGGCTCATATTTATGAACATTCTTTATAAATGAGGATAAATAAGCATTTGTCAACATCTGATAAAATGCCTTTTTGATAACAATGACTCTTCGGATAAAATGTTCCAGTATTTATACATGAGTCTGTTCTCATTTggaataaatactaaaatatacaaaggattTATGACACTCCTGGTGTCTTCCAAAGTAAGTCCCAAACAAAGATTTTCTCCAGCTTTGCCAGTATGGGGagggaatgagaaaatgtttCACAAATAACTGCATTACTCATTTATATGGTACTATGCCAGTGGCAGTGTTTTTGCAAAGTTAGAAAAATAGCAATTTTCCCGATGGTCCCCTCTCCACAGTTACTAGAATAGTAAGATTTGGAAAGTAAAATGTGGCTGCATTATGATAAACATTAAAGCTGCATTTGTttgatattttcagttttgtactGTATATTTTCCTGTTAAGACTTTAACCCTCTTTCTGACATAAATAGGCCAAGTAGTACTCAAATAGTGAAAGCGGTTTTTTATTACATTCATTTAACTATTCTGTTTTTGGCCAATGGTTGGAATTTTGTAATATTATTGATGAGATGTCTGATTATTTTATAAGTCTAAGAGTTTAAGATATTGTGTTAGTATGCTATATTTACTGTGATGGAGAACCATTCTTTTGAAACCTAGGCaatgaagaaagttttaaaatcctGACTGATAGTTGACTATGTTTCTTCCAATCCCAATATGAAGTTATCTCAAGTATAACTGTTTTTCAGggacaaaataaaacagagaaggaaaggggttgaggggggagacagagacagagacagagagagaaagagagagagagagaaatgagagaatgagaatgaattGAATTagatgaaatagaataaaaattagaaGGAAGAATATTACAAGTTTATCAACGGACCTACTACTGAATACAATTATCCTCCATTCGTGTAAAAGTtcgtaatataatatataataaaattgtatttctaaGTTAACATTACCAAAAATATATGCTGTGTAATTTCTGAAAGCTATGTAGAATAAgttgaaaaatatgaaattaaaataccacaggctgggttcatatatttttatcagaTTGGGTAAAGATATAGAGGGAAATAAGATTATGAATATAGAATGGGAGAGATTAGGATAAAGGAGTGAGCTGCACTCTTGAGGAATGGACCTCCTTGAATGTTCATAAGCAAACATGTAACATTACCAAAATTATGCTTGAGGAAGCTTCTCTAGAAGGCAGAGTGTAGAATAAGCTAGATAGAGGTGGGCCGACTTGTAATCTCATCTCATTTTGTAATATGAATAAtcagcatatttttcattttacagacaaatttTCCTTTACagatattttatagataaaaacgTGACTTTTCAACTGACTGAATAAGGATATCTTCATGTCTGGTAGATGCACTGTATGAGTCATTTGCTTGGTCTTATTTAGGTCTTAAAGATGAGACCCacttgtttcatattttagacTTTACACTGTTGTCTTATCTTCAACCCTGACTTTTTACTATCTACAACCAAATTTTCTCCTGACCATTCAATTTCCTTCACATCACTGGCTGTATTGCTGTCTCTTAGTACTGTAGTTACTAATCACCATGCTACTGAGAATACATTCATTGCCTCCTTCCTCACAGCTAAAAGAGCTTAATAACATAAGGCATTGTGGCTGTTTTTAACTATCCTAAATGGTGAATTTGGCGTATCACTATAATCATGGCCAtaattacagatgaagaaaaatattgataaCACATAATAATTCAGTTAAATAAGTCCAGCATTATAAAAAAAACTGATAGTATTACTAAAAATTATAACTATGAGTTTACATACgggaaaatgttttggaatcaCCTTTAATGGCTGCTTCTGTGAGCCATTATTCTCTTACTGAGTTTTCTGTATCTCATTTTATGAATACTGAGAATCTAAACTATTTTTTCAACTTGACAAAGAAATCCTTTGAACACTTAAAACCTATGTTTTATGCTTGTAACAACTTCTTGCTCATTTCACCATTTCTAAGCATCCCAGAATTACATGCATATATTGTTATATAGATAATGGacctgtatatatctatatctgtatatactTTACTATCTTTATAATAATATTAGCATGAGCTTTTTAAGAAGTAAGTTTAAGTGGACACAGCCCGTGTGCTCTAGAAGGCTGCTGCAGGAACGAGGCAGCTGTGGTGAGTGTATCAAGCCCGGTGTCGGATGACTAATAATGTCACCATGCATTGTAGTGCCTCACTTCTTAACTGTAAATGAACATAATATTAATTTActcagaaagaaaacatttgaaaggtAAGATATACAGAACAAGTTACTGTAGAAATAAGAAATGGTTATcacttttagtgcttttctaaaacGACAGACTTCTAAAAATATCATCAAATGTCAACACGTGATCATATGCTTAAGGACAATCAGATTTTAAAGAATGGGCAAGTAGCACTaatgctctcttcttctttttttttcaaggggAAACTGGATTGGAGAAGCACCATATAAAGTAGGGGTACCATGTTCAGCTTGCCCTCCCAGTTACGGGGGGTCTTGTACTGACAATCTTTGTTTTGCAGGAGTAACGTCAAACTACCTATACTGGTTTAAATAAGCTTGTCTTTTCCTCCAGGAGATATAATGGTTTCTGGGAATcataggcatatatatatattgagttttgcacatattatacatattttatcataatcttgttttccttttattattcatTGTATAAATTAGTGTTTGTCTATTATGTTTGTTTAATCCTTGGAGGTAAACAAAGCATCCATTTCTGTTTTCTGACCTCTAAGcctaaattaaaatattgtgtaTGTAGTATCGACATAGTTGATGCATCCAATTCCAAAACTTGTTTTCCAGAGGAATTATGTTCTTAAGGAATAGAATATATATTTGGCCtataatgtatgtgtgtgtatatcgaCACACATAGATGATATAACACATAGATAATAATATGATTTTGTAGTTAACttgagggaaatttttaaaaatcctattctAAAATGTATGTGAGGTGCTGGGCCATCTTCAGCACCCACTTCTATAGTGCCCCCAAACTGATAATTTGCAAAACAACAACACCCAGTAATATCTggatataataatttaattaagCAACCACAGATTTCATTCTGGAGATATTTTATCTTACTTGGGTTCACCAAAAGATACTCTTGACTTATGTAAGGTTCAAATCATGCCTTTTGCTTAATCTTTTTTATTGAATCTTGTGTTGAGTGGTTACGATGGGCAAGGTACTCTGATAGTTCTGTTCTGATCATGCAAAGATAATATGATATGATTCCTGACTTCGAGAAGCTCacaaaaatattcaggaaataatGCCACCTAATTAGATTGCtgtaaaagtattatttttttgacagatttatttttcatgtacttttgaGGAAGTGAGTGCAACAATATTCACATGTAGATGGAACAGGTGACAGGCCACACTGTGTAGTATGTAAGGCTTCTGATTAGCATGAAAATGTAGCTATAGCGACTGAAACTAAAGGCGGGGAAAGATTAACAACTGCCTAGCGATTACTGGGTGAGAGtaaatagttgtgattttggaaGGCAGAAAGCAAGACCTAAGTAAACTGAGAAGGTCCAAGAGAAATGAGATTCAGGTATGAAAAGTCACAGGTATGAGAAGTCACAGAAATAGGgttactgcacacacacacacaccaacacacatacacacacacaggtggaGAGCTTCTGAAGGGCGTATGCGGAAGGTCTAGCGTAACTTGAAGCCTTTCAGCAGGAGGTGAGGGATGTCAGAAAGAAACACTGTAGGTGTCAAGGACACCTCCAGCTCTCCATTGCTTTGCCCATCCTTACTTGGTGAGAATCAATCTGATCACCATGGTCCTTGAGCATCATGTGCAAGTTCCCATGTTCACACCACAGACAGTTATGATTTTGTTAAAGGGGCCTCTTCAGATGATTCTCTAAGGACTAATTACTAAATTTTATTCCCATATCTAAGTAGAAGAATAATTTGCAGTTCTCCGTTAAGATTGGTGGAAATCAAATCAAAGTCACTATGAAAATTTCACTCATGTGACTTTGAAAATGCTTATTTCCAAATCAGGGAATCACTTTCAGAGAGGGGAGTTCAACACATGGGTCAAGACACTTAACACGTTACATTTCTAGCGTGCATGCATTTGCATGCGTGTGGGCGTGTGTGTATAGTTCAGGTTATGCAATGCTTCAACAGAATCACAGAATAAGTGAACACCGTTAGTTCCAGAGTAcaaataacagaagaaaactaCTTGTTTAAAATTCCCTACACATTTGCAATTTCTTAGGGTAGATGCACTGAAAGATGACAGGTAGTTAATTAAATCCAATGGGGGAAACACCCATCATCTGAAGTTCAGGTTTACATGATGACAAACAATTGGCCTGATTCCTTTTACAAACTGAATCTGACCAAATGTTTTCATATCATACTACTTTGTTTTTGTGGGAACATATAGAGACTttattaaaactaaatatttttggagactaaaataataaatagaaataatggtAAGAATCAGGCCCCAAATCAACTTTTAGCTAACATATATATAGGCAGTTGAAGAGAAAGCTCATTTGTGGGATATTCATTTGATCTATCtagaaaatatttccttccttgaGTTTGCTAAATTAGTTCTACAGAAGTAGTAAAAGTACTAATAAACCAAAAAAAGTTACTATCAGTTCCAGTTCTGTTGCTGGTTTACTTGTGTAGCTTGGTTTCTCAAGTCTCAAAAAGTATA
This genomic window from Kogia breviceps isolate mKogBre1 chromosome 17, mKogBre1 haplotype 1, whole genome shotgun sequence contains:
- the PI15 gene encoding peptidase inhibitor 15, whose product is MIAISAISSALLFSLLCEASAVVLLNSTDSSPPTNNFTDIEAALKAQLDSADIPKSRRKRYISQNDMIAILDYHNQVRGKVFPPAANMEYMVWDENLAKSAEAWAATCIWDHGPSYLLRFLGQNLSVRTGRYRSILQLVKPWYDEVKDYAFPYPQDCNPRCPMRCFGPMCTHYTQMVWATSNRIGCAIHTCQNMNVWGAVWRRAVYLVCNYAPKGNWIGEAPYKVGVPCSACPPSYGGSCTDNLCFAGVTSNYLYWFK